Part of the Aquimarina sp. MAR_2010_214 genome is shown below.
TTTTTGCTGTAATGCATCAGGAAAACCCTCTAAATTCTTATGACTATTTGGATGCAAGTCATTTTTCTGATGTTCATTTAATTATTAATTCTTTTCCTCTGGAAGGTGTCTCGGTATATGAGCATTTTTTGAAACCCAATAAAATCAACCCTAAAAAGATATCTGCTATTCCATTTACCGAAATTACCTTATCAATGATCGAGGCTAATATGGGCATCATGTGTGTACCAAAATGGCAGTTAAAATCATTTAAACTATCAAATGATATTATTTTTAAACGAATTAGTAAGAACGGACTAAAAAGAAATCATTATTTAGTCGTTAAGGCATTAAACAGAAATAAAAAATATATTCACGATTTTATTTCAAATTTTGAAGAGGATTTTTTAAAATCATAGTGAATATATGATCTATTGACATCTTATAAATACAAATGAATTATGAAAAATGAGCAAGATTTATCAAACCATTTTCCAAAAAAACTAGTGCTGGATTTTTTTGACAGGGTTTGGAGTGCACCTCATGAATTAGATGCAATTGATGAACTAATGACAGAAGACTATACCATTACCACAGCAGGAAAAAAAATAACAGGAAGAAAAGAATTTAAAAAATGGGTAGGTGAATTTCAGAAACAACTTCTTGACGCAAAAACAGAAAATATAGAACTATTCTACAACGAAAAAAAAGATAAAATTGTTTCAAGATGGAAATGCTCTGGAAAAAATAATGGCCTTTTTGGAGTAGAGCCAGATAACCGATTTGTATTTTTTACCGGAATAGCTATTTGGTTTATAAAAGAAGATAGGCTTTCTGAGTGTTGGGTAGAACGAAGTGCCTACGAATTGTATCAAGACCTTATTTCAGGAAAAAGAGAAAATGACTTTGTATAATTGAAAACAGAAAACTTTTTAAATTATTTCTTTTTAAGCTATTCTTATATTCAAAACTTTAGATGCCGATTACCATAAAATGTCTAATTTTTCTCTTTTTGTATATTATCTATATATCATCAAACTCATAAACGCCCTATAAACGTATTACCTATAATAGTTTTATAAACTTCATTGCGAAGTGTTCTACTAATTTTAATTTTATGATCTCCGACATAAATTAAATTCCCTTCAAGTTTTTTGATATGACTTAACCCTACTAAATAATACCGATGTACTCTTATAAATTTTTCTTTTGGTAGTTCTTCTTCTATATGCTTTAAAGAAACAAGTGTTAGGTATTTATCGTGAATAGTATGGATTTGAATGTAATCTTTGGCTGTTTCTATAAAAGTGATATCATCAACAAAAACTTTGGTAATCATTCCATTACATTTAATGAAAATGTGATTTTTAGCAACGTTATTTTTCTCTTTTTTATCATCAACAACTACTATTTTATTGACAGCTTTAAGAAATCTACTATAAGAAAAAGGTTTTAATAAAAAATCAATAACATCCAGTTCAAAACCATCCAATGCAAATTCACGATGAGCAGTTGTAAATATGACTTGGGGAGGGTTCTGAAATGATTTTATAAGCTCTACCCCTGTCATGTCTGGCATCTGTATATCTAAAAACAGAATATCTATAGGGTTTTCTTTCAAGAATTCTATTGTTTCTATAGCAGAAGCTAATGATTTTACGTGTTCTAAAAATGGAGTTTGATATACAAAATCCTCTAATCCTTTTCTCGCTAGAGGTTCATCATCAACTATTAAACATCTCATTTTCATTTAGCTGTATTTTTAAATGCACTATAAACATAGCGTTACTACATTCTATATTAAATAAGTGCTTATTTGGGTAAATTAGTTCTAACCTTCTTTTTACATTAGCTAATCCGATACCTTTACTTTCTTTATATGGTTTCTTAAGGTTTTCATTTGAAACAGTGTTTTCAACCTTAAAACTTAATGTATTATTATATTCTATTGTGGATTCGATATGTATCCAATACCCTTTACTGCTTTGTCCATGCTTAAAAGCATTTTCAACAAGAGGTAATAAAAGCATTGGGGATATTCTAAAATTCTTTTGATGATCAGGAAAAGAATACTTTACTGTAACAAGGTCTTCATGTCTTACTTTTTCTATATCTATATAATTGGTTAAATTTTCAAATTCATGTTCTAGTTCAATACTTTTTTTATTTGCTTCATATAATTGATGACTTAATATTTCTGAGAATTGAAGTAACATTTTCTTACCGCTCTTTAGATTTTTATCCAGCATGATATAAATACTATTTAAGGAATTAAAAAGAAAATGTGGATTGATTTGATTTTTTAACAAGTTCAATTCTGTTTCTAATTGCTTTTGTTCTATTTCTTTCACCGATTGATCCTTTCGATACCACTCATCTGTTAGAAATAAAGTCATTGATAAACCCAATGATAAAATAACTTCAGTTACAATAGCAATTTTTCCTGCAATGCTTGCAAAAAAATCTGATGTCGGTAAATAGATATCTATATATTTAAAATAGAATGATAAATAATAAGATGTTATAATAGTAATAATGGTAATCGCTAAGATCAGTATTAACACATAGCTAATGATCTTTTTTTTCAACAAAAATTTTGGCATTAAAACATAAAGATTGAGATAAACCAAAATAGTGTATGGGATAAAAGTAAATATATTGGTCTTTAGATTTGCCAATATATCTTTATGATAATTGAGGTCATGTACACTCCATAATAGGAGAAATAAACCCCAAAAAACAATATGCTTGATAACTTTATCGAAGTTCATAATCTATATAAATCAAGACAAATTCAAAGGTAAAAGATTTAAAATATACATTATTTTAAGAATGATCCTTGCTTAACTCTGGTTACAATACTTTTATTAATATTTGAAATATCTTTTAATGGGTTTTTATCTAACACTAAAAAACTAGCTTCATAACCTTCTTTTAACTCTCCTACTTTACGGTTAGGAAAAATAGTTTTCGTAGCATTTTCTGTCCACATTTTAAGTAATTCATGGTTGCTAAAAATATTCAGTTCATACAAAAACTGAAACTCACCAACAGAATTTCCATTGTATTGATCAGAACCTATTGCTAATGTTACGCCTTCTTGCTGTAATAACCTTAAGTTGGATGCTATATTTTTAACCAAATCTTTATAGTTTAATTTTTTTTGTCTTTTTAGAATTAGAGATACTGTGGTGACAATAGTTACTCCTCTTTCTTTAGCCAAAATAACATCTTCTTTATTAATAAGCTGCCCATTAGATATTTCAGGAAGGTGTGCTATTTCATCAACTCCTGCATTGATCGCAATATGAAAATCATATGCGGTTTCGACATGAGCACTTACTCTTAAATTGTTGGCATGAGCTTTTTTCACAATTTCCGGAACTAATTTGGGATTCAACCCTTTTCTACCAAAATATAAAGTATCATTTTTTCTTTTTTCATATTCTTCTGAATAAAGAAGGTTTAATTTGATGAAATCCGGGGAAAATGACAAGATCTTATTCCATTTATGATCTAAATCTTCCTGTTTGTTTATTTTAACATAACCATGAAACTCAATCTCTTCTATTGTATTAAACAATCCTCTAAAGTATCCATAACCAAGATGTTTTTTACGCAAACGTATTGGATGCCCCCCATTGGCAGTTAAAGGGGCATGTGCCATGCTTACATCAATACCATCTGGTTTGTTATAATGATGCATTAAAGGATCGATTCTTTTTTTTATGCTTGATAGGAGTTTAACATAAAATATTCCATTGTTCAAGTAAGATTTAATTCGTTTATCCAGTTCATGTTTGCTTTCAAGATTATGATTATGGGCTTCGGCAAATGGGGGAATCACATATTTATTTGATAAATCTACAATAGTATCAACTTCTTTTTTAGTATTCGAGAAATAGATTAAACCATCTCTAAGCCAAATCGTTTTCTTTTCAAATGTTTTTCCATTAAACCAATTACCTCCAGTAAGCTTAACAACTTGACTATCAAAATTCTTCCTTACATAGTAAGCAGTAGTATTGGCTTTTTGAGAATTACAAGAAAAACCTAAAAACACAATTAAAACAAGTGTGCATAATTTTTTCATCCTTTATGAGATCTAATTTTACTATAAAGTAATTGTATATAAATACGATATGAAAAATTAATCGCCAGGCGGAAAACAATAATAGACAGAATGTAATATATAATAGATTAGGTTTTTCAAAAAACCTTAGTCAAAAGTATCTTAAAATCAAACCCGACCTTTTCTAAACGACGATGGTGTAATACCTTCAAATTTCTTAAAGGCACCATTAAAAGAGGAAAGGCTACTAAAACCTGTATCAAAAGCAATTGATGAAATGGTATATTTATCACTTTCTGTATCTGAAAGCATTCTCTTTGCATCTTGAATTCGATAATAATTTATAAAATCATTAAAATTTCGTTTGGCATATTGATTAATAACCGAGGATGTTAGTTGTGTGGTTTTTCCTATCATGGCACTCAGTTTTGCTAGAGACACATCTGGTTCGAGATACAATTTAGCATCAATAATTAATTTTGAAATCTCATCAAATAAGAGGTTATTATTAGTTGTCTTAAACACATTACCGTCTAGATCTGTAGCTTTAAGCTGGAACGCTTTATAATTTAAAAAATAGATGATTATAGAGTATACTATAGGACCAACAATATAAGGTACTGCCTCATCTAATATGTTTAAAACATAAGATCCCCAGATGACCACAAAGCCAACAATTAAAAGATCTAACCAATTAAATATAGCACTTCGGGATTTTGTTTGTTGCTCTTGCTCGTAGTCTTTCTTTGCCCGTTTTAAAATTCTCCAGGACAAAGCGATATAAAAAGCAAAATGTAGGTATATAAAAATAAGGCCGCTCGAAAAAACAATAATAACCAGCTTACTATTTTCGTACCATTCTTTAGTCACAAATAGACTGGCAATAAAAATCAAAGCAAATGGAACAAATTCTAAAATATAATATTTGGGTAATTTAAAATTAGGGCGTGTCATCCCTAAAATATACCACCTTAAAAGTGGTCCGATTAGTAACAAAAATGCTAATCCTGCAAAAATAAATATTGGTTCTAGACCATCACCAAAATTTAACATGACTGATTTACCAATTCTAAATGCCATAAATACAAGAATTAGCCCGAGTAAAAGATTAGTCAACGTCTTTTTCTTTTTAAAAACACTTAAGTAGAAGGCAAATAATATCCCATGCAAAAGTCCTGCACTACTAACAATGACAAGTAATATATCTAAAAAACTCAATACACTATTTTTTTCAAATGTAGGGATATTTAAAATTCAAAAAAAGTACAAACCTAGTATTAGGTTTGTACTTTCAATATCACATAAATACTGCTTACCTTATAAACTTCTATATATTCTTAGATTGACTTTTTGCATATGATGTTAGATTAACAAGGCTAAAAAATCGTCCAATATTGCCTCTCATGACTGCAATAACACTATGCGACGCTATAAATTCTCTGGCCAAAGGTTTCTTCTCAACAGCCGATATTTGTTTAATTAGTGCTTTGGCTTTCTTAGTCCCACCAGTTTCATATGCAATTAATACCTTCATCGCATTTTCTTCTGCTGTGATTTTTCTATATTTAGGAGTATATCCTAGTGCTACAATCATGGTTTCAGCTAATTCCCATGTTGACCACGGGTTTTGCCCTGTCACTAAGTTTTTATCACGACTAATATTCTCTAAATACATAGCTCCTTCATTAAAACGTGCTCCTTGCTCCACTAATTTGTCTTGCAAAAAGAAAGGAAATATAGTCTCAGCATCAGGAATAAGTAATAATTCTTCATCATTAGTAAAGCTACTTACCTTTTTGTTTTCTAGCAAAGATCGGCCAGTGTCTAAAGTTACATTTACCAAAGCTGCAGGTCCGTGGCATACTGCGCCAACTACCTTATTTGATTGATATAAGTGACGTACAATATATTGAATGTCTTTATTCTCGGGGAAATCAAACATTGCTCCTTTTCCTCCTGCAAAAAAAACAGCCTCATATCTTTCTGGGTTGATATCTTTTACAGGAATACTATGTTTTACTTTATACTGGGCAATGCTATCATTTAAAAACGCATAATCGTATTTTCCCATGTCATCATCATCAATCACAACTGGGGGTTCTCCTCCTAATGGACTAGCAATATCAACTTCAAACCCATTCGCCACGAAAACGTAATAGGCACGTGACAATTCGGTTAATTCATAACCAGTACTTTTATCGGTGCTTCCCATAATAGCTGCGCTTGTCACTATAGCTAAGATTTTTCCTCGTGCGGGTTGGATATCTTCAGATAAATATGGCAAATCAGATGTTTGTGTGGCAGATACATCTATACTCATTTCCTCTATGGGTAGTAAACTTATAAACCACCAACCAAAAACAAAAAGTAAGATAATTATACTGCCAAAGACAATTAGAGTCCATTTCAAAATCGGATATTTTTTAAGCATAACATGGTTTTTTAGAATTACAGTACGAAGTAATACTAAAGTCACCTTAAAAACTGTCGAAATGATAATTCTGTCAGACTAAATTATGTTTTGAATACCTTAAACAGAATTCAGATAAGCAAAAAAAGAGATCATCTATATAGATGATCTCTTTAAGTATTCTAAAATAAATTAATTAGAATTTTAATCTCATAAAGAACGGCTTAGCATAGATATAAACCACTCGATGGTATGTAACAACATACCTTAACACCATCTACATATATAAAAGAGCCATCTCCACCACATGGACTACTTAGACCTGCGCCTCCGTCAATATTTTTTTGCTCATTTTTAGATAATTCTTTAGATCCGGTTACATTTAAAAGTGCTTTTTTCATAATTTAAAATTTTAGGTTTTAAGAATATTTTTTAAATAGAAATTCATTTAAAATTAAGGTTTTTTTATGCGGTAATCAATCACGTTAATTAAACTTTATGAATCATTTCACAAATCATCACAATTTAAAAAACCCATCACTTTGGTGATGGGTTTCTATAGGTAGAATTGGCTAATTCACTGAACATATACAGTCTATGTGACGCTACTGCTTCAATACAAATTGTATTTATCATTACCTACATTAAACTTTTACTTTGCGAGCAATTCCTTTTTAAATCCGTTATTGAATTTGACATTTTTGGTGATTTGTTCATAGAGTACTTTATCTTTAAGATTACCATCCCAATCTGCTGGAATCACTTTTCGTTTTGCCATAAAAGTATATCCATTAACGGTTTCATATTTTATTTCCATCATTAATATCCCTAATCCACTTCCTTTTACTGTAAACAAAAATCGATCTACAAGAAAAGTAGTTGGATTAATGTATAGGATAAAATCATCTTGAACTTCACCGACTCCTTTTTCAAAACCTATTTTTACTATGTTGTAATCAATCTTATTATACGTCCTATTCTGAAGTTTTTTATATATAACACCTGCATCTAATAGCTTAGGCATCATGGTAAACCAATAATAGTTGGCTTTACGCAAAAAAATAGAACTTGATACTATTCTTTGATCCGTTAATCTATTATTGTTCAATGACAACCATGAATCACCATCACTTTCATAATATTGAGTGACTATTCCTTCTTCCTTAGGTAATACAAGTAGCTTATGGGCTTTGTATTGCCCCCACGACACTTCTCCACTAAAAATATAACGCTCTATAGAGATATCACTTTTTTTAGTCTCTGGATTATAAAAATCATATGTAAACTCAACATCTTTCAGCTTTTTCAATAATTCGTAATTCCCTGTTTTAGAGACCATTTTTTCTATTAAGGCTTTAGCAGAATCACTATTTGATAGCTTAACATTTTGAGCAAAGGTCATGTTAACTAGTATGCAGGCTATGCATATCATGCGTATTTTCAATTTCATAATCTTGTAGTTTTTATAAGAATTTATCGGTTTTTTCATTTTTGTCACGGTTTTTTCGTTTTAGTCTTTTGTTTTTTCCTCCACCAAAACGGTATGAAAGTCCAAAATAAACAGATTGACTATCTCTTTTAAATTCACCTTCTTGAATAATCGTTCTATAGGCTTCAAAAGCAAATCGTTGTGTTCTAAAAATGTCATTAAAATTAACACTAAAGGTTCCTTTTCCTTTGGCAAAATTGTAACGTGCGCCAGCATTTACAAAGATGTTTTCTTTTAATTCATATTGTAATATTTTTTGTGGACCACTATAAAAAGTAAAGACCTGAAATGTTAAGTTTTTAGTAGCTTTAAAACTATTATTCAGCTTTGCGTTTAATAAAGTATTATTGACCTTTACGTTTTGACCGTCAATGACACCTTTTTGTGTTCTGGTATACACGTCAAAGCTCGAATTGAAATTCCACCATTTTGTTGGTCGGTAACTTGCCGAAAATTCGATTCCATAGGCATCATTACTATCAAAATTTGCATAATCAAGAATGAGTAGTGCTGGATTGTTTTGATCAAAATAGCCTATTCTATTAATTTCGTCTTTAATTTTTCTATAAAAGCCACCAAACGTTATATTTCCTTTGTTTATTTTTCTATTGTAATTAAGCTCAATAGAATTGGTAAACTGCGGAGTTAAGTTTGGGTTACCAACGATAACAATTTGAGGAGTACTAATCTGTCGAATAGGATTAATTTGGTTTAGTGATGGCCTATCTATTCGCCTGCTAAGACTTAATTGATATGAATTTTTTTGTTCTTCATCGGGTGTGTATTTTAAAAACCCAGAAGGGAATACATTAAAAAGATGGTCTTCAAAATTCTCCTGAACCTCCCCTATTTCATTAAACTGAGTAGTCACATTATAATCTTCTAATCGAACTCCGATATTATATTGCCATTTATTAAAATTCTGACCAAAAGTTGTATAAAATGAATAAATGTCTCTATCATAAGAAAAGTTCGAATTCATAAAATCAATACGACTTGTTTTATAAGAGTTATCTGTACGTCGTAAACGTGTTTCTACTCCAATTTCTAAGGTTGATTTATCGGTTAACGGATTAACATAATCCAGGTTTATTGTAGTATTTGTTCGTTTATCATCTACAACTTCATCATAATTGTTTACAGGTGTATTTCCTGTAAATTTAAAATCATTCGCAATATCACTTTCTAGCGTATTATAGTCTAATTCGAGTTCAATTGTATGTCCATCTTTTACAAACGAATGCAGAAAATCAACATTATAAGTAGCATTTATATTGTCTTTTGTTATGGCATCAAATTGTGTGAAGTTTGAAGGAGTATCATTAAAAAAAGTAAGTGTTTTTTTACCTTCAATATCTGCATTAAACAAATTTTGATTGGTATACACAGAAAATGTGTTTCTCTCATTGATGTAATAATCGACACCTACTTTAAATAGATGTGACGTACGACCATTATAATTTTTGGTTAATTGATTCGTTTGCTCTACGGTTCTAGTGACCGTACCATCTGTTACTTGCTCCCCAAAACGATTGCCATAACTACCATAGAAATTAGTTTTTCCTGTTCTATAATTCAGACTTAATGAATTGTTGAATCGTGCTTTTTCTCCAAAAGTTACTCCAGAACTTATGGATCCATTGAAACCCAATCGGGTACTCTTTTTTAGGATGATATTAATAATTCCACTCATGCCTTCAGGATTGTATTTTGATGAAGGATTGGTGATCAATTCTATGGTTTTAATTGATGTAGATGGTATTTGTTGTAATAGATCAGTAGCACTAATATTGGTTGGTTTTCCATCCACCAGGATACGAACATTTTCATTTCCGCGAAGCGAAATTTCACCATCCTGATTAACACTTACCGAAGGAATATTACTCATAATATCACTGGCCGAAGCACCTGCAGTAGTTAAATCTTTTCCTACATTAATTACCTTTCTATCTATTTTTTGTTCAATAGTCGAACGTTCGGTAGTAATTTCGACTCCTTCAAGAGCAACAGCTTCTTCTTCAATCAAAATAGTCCCTAGATTGATTTTGCTTTTTGATTGAGCAATAACAATACTCTTTGTAACTGTTTTATATCCAATAAACTGAACTTCAAAATTATAATTCCCATAAGGGATTTTGTCTACAACAAATACGCCTTTATCATTTGTAATCCCACCAGTAGTGATCTTTTCTCCAGATTTTACAATTACATTCACATAGGGTATTGACTCTTGTGTGTTTTGATCTAATATTTCTCCTGTAATTGTACCCGATTGTCCAAAAACACCAATCGAAATAAGGAAAAGGAATATAGATAAATGCATTCTTTTAATATCTTCCATAAGAATAGATAAGATTGTTTTCATAAAGTTCATTCTCAAAAAAATTATTGTTTGAGTGCCAAATTATAAGAAGAGTAAACCCGTATTAAAAAAAACAGACAGAAGAGGTATAAGTGATGTTATAGATTTGGTTACTGTCTATATATGGTTTTGTCTTCGGAAAATAGATTTTCGACATCACAAACTGGTAGTTTGGTACGCTATGTAAACTTGGGTTCTTTAAATTTGTACCTTTACAATGAATAGAAATAGAAAACAGCATGTTATATAAAATCCAAAGCTTTCTGGAAGCTTCAAGATTTAAGTATCTTATATTTGGACTTTTGATTTTTGTCTTTTCCGCTTCAGCCTCTAGTTGGTATTATTCTACAACCGAAGAATTACTAATCACTTATGGTATAAGGGCTATACTACAAATTGCTATGTCATATGTGATTATAGAATTTTTAATTCTACATCTTTTAAATAAGGGTAAAGTTTTGATTTTTTGGATATCGATCATAATAACGTTGCTTACTTTTTACCTTATTTGTACCTTAACATATATGCATTATTTTGAACCTACCTTTCCTACAACTTATGTAAATTATATAAAACGTTTTACTGACACTTCTCTATTGGGTAGATTCACAAACATAGGCGAGTTTATATCAAAATCACTGTATTTACTATATCCAACATTCTTAATCCTGGTATTAAAACTTTATACAGAAAAGCAACGCTTATTGAAATTAAATGAGCAGAAAAAAACAACAGAACTTGCTGCTCTAAAAAATCAATTAAACCCTCACTTTTTATTTAATACATTAAATAATTTACACGCATTAGCTTTAAAAAAGTCTGATGATACCACCAAAGTAATTCAAAAACTTTCTAATATCCTGGATTATATCTTATATCGCTGTAATGAAAATTATGTATCATTAGATAAAGAAATTGATTTAATCGAGAACTATTTATCTTTAGAAAAAATCCGTTATGCGGATAGAGTAAAAATCTCTTTTAGTAAGAATGTAACGGGACAGGAAAAAATTGCTCCTTTATTATTGCTCACATTTATCGAAAATGCATTTAAGCACGGTGTTAAAGAAGAAATAAATCAAGCTAGTATCGAAATTAATATCTCTAAAAAGGGAGAGCAGTTAGTTTTTAATGTAAAAAATAGCAAACCTACAGGAATTGGTATTTCTATAAATAAAGACTCTATAGGTCTTAAAAACATAAAAAAACAGCTAGAATTATTGTATCCAAAAGCATATGATTTGATTATTGAAAACAAATCAAATTCATTTTCTGCTAATCTAAAATTAGATATTATATGAGCTATACCTGTTTAGTTGTAGATGATGAACCTTTAGCTAGAGAATTAATTGAAACCTATCTACATAAACTTCCTGATTTTGAATTGATTGCTTCCTGCTCTAGTGCTATTGAAGCCAGTTCGATATTAAGTACTACAAAAATTGATTTACTTTTCTTAGATATTGAAATGCCAGTATTAAAAGGAACCGATTTTTTTAAAAACCTTGTGTATAAACCTCAAGTAATTTTTACTACTGCGTATCGTGATTATGCAGTAGACGGGTTTGAGTTAAATGCTGTAGATTATTTGTTGAAGCCCATATTTTTTGAACGTTTTTTCTTAGCTATCCAGAAGTTTTTAGAACAGGAAAAAAAGTCTATATCATATGACTCTCCAGAAAATACTACACATAAGAAAATAGATTTTGTTTTTGTAAATAAAGCAAAAAAACAAATAAAAGTACTTTTTGATGATGTTTTATATATTGAAAGCTTAAAGGATTATATTAAAATTCATATAGAAAATAAAACTCTGGTTATAAAAGAGAGTATCTCTAACTTTGAAAAACGCATCGATTCCCGATTTGTTCGTATTCATCGTTCATATATTGTGAATCAGGAAAAAATTACGGCTTACACCAAAAATGATGTAGAAATTGGTGAAATTGAAATTCCGATAGGGAACAGTTACAAGGATAATATGTCTAGTTTTTCAAATAATTCGTGATCAAAATAAACCATTCTCATGCATTACACTTCCTCTTGCTCATTTGATTACGTTCAATAAGGCTATTCATCCCTATAATAAACAGAAGAACAACCTCTAACCAGTATTCTGAAAACTTATTTTTTTAATTCCTCTAGTACGAAAAATGGGTTTTTATTGAAAGCTTTCCAATCATCCTTTAGTTCTTTATACAACAAATCAATTTCGGTGAAATCAATTTTTAAATCATCTTCTGATTTTTTGAGTTCCAGGATATACTCCATAAGTTCATAACAGAGCGTAAATTGGCCACAAGCGATTAGTGTATCCATTCTATTTTTGGCAATATCCTTTTTATCCCACCATAATGTTGTTGGTGTTTCGGATGCTGTTAATCCAACACTCATTAACAATTTGCTGGGTGCAGGTTTAATATCCTTATTATAATTTGGTTTATCACCAGAATAAGGTGTCTTTTTACCATTTAGCTTGTACACTGTAGTAGTTATACGTTTGTTTTGAAGTGAATATTTAGAATAAAATAAATCATAATTAAGTCTGCGCATTTGCTTTAAGAAGACGTCATTGATCATTTTTACTGCAGATGTTAGTCGATTCGTAAGCATCTGTTGTGCCAATCCAATATCTAATTTTTTAAAACTCAGGATGTCGTCTACAAGTGGTTCTGGCACATTTTTTTTAAAAAGAGATGCCATCTTAGTTTTAAAAAATTTCAGTACAACCGAGGCAAATCCACCCAATATAGTTAGCGTTAAACCAATACCAATTAATATGCTGCCAATGATATAAATTGCAGGCCAGCCACAATCATCACAATTGTTGAAAATTTTCATTGAATTTAAAACAACCATAATTACTCCTAATAAAAGAAGT
Proteins encoded:
- a CDS encoding DUF6503 family protein produces the protein MKLKIRMICIACILVNMTFAQNVKLSNSDSAKALIEKMVSKTGNYELLKKLKDVEFTYDFYNPETKKSDISIERYIFSGEVSWGQYKAHKLLVLPKEEGIVTQYYESDGDSWLSLNNNRLTDQRIVSSSIFLRKANYYWFTMMPKLLDAGVIYKKLQNRTYNKIDYNIVKIGFEKGVGEVQDDFILYINPTTFLVDRFLFTVKGSGLGILMMEIKYETVNGYTFMAKRKVIPADWDGNLKDKVLYEQITKNVKFNNGFKKELLAK
- a CDS encoding amidohydrolase family protein codes for the protein MKKLCTLVLIVFLGFSCNSQKANTTAYYVRKNFDSQVVKLTGGNWFNGKTFEKKTIWLRDGLIYFSNTKKEVDTIVDLSNKYVIPPFAEAHNHNLESKHELDKRIKSYLNNGIFYVKLLSSIKKRIDPLMHHYNKPDGIDVSMAHAPLTANGGHPIRLRKKHLGYGYFRGLFNTIEEIEFHGYVKINKQEDLDHKWNKILSFSPDFIKLNLLYSEEYEKRKNDTLYFGRKGLNPKLVPEIVKKAHANNLRVSAHVETAYDFHIAINAGVDEIAHLPEISNGQLINKEDVILAKERGVTIVTTVSLILKRQKKLNYKDLVKNIASNLRLLQQEGVTLAIGSDQYNGNSVGEFQFLYELNIFSNHELLKMWTENATKTIFPNRKVGELKEGYEASFLVLDKNPLKDISNINKSIVTRVKQGSFLK
- a CDS encoding LytTR family DNA-binding domain-containing protein, translating into MKMRCLIVDDEPLARKGLEDFVYQTPFLEHVKSLASAIETIEFLKENPIDILFLDIQMPDMTGVELIKSFQNPPQVIFTTAHREFALDGFELDVIDFLLKPFSYSRFLKAVNKIVVVDDKKEKNNVAKNHIFIKCNGMITKVFVDDITFIETAKDYIQIHTIHDKYLTLVSLKHIEEELPKEKFIRVHRYYLVGLSHIKKLEGNLIYVGDHKIKISRTLRNEVYKTIIGNTFIGRL
- a CDS encoding sensor histidine kinase, which translates into the protein MNFDKVIKHIVFWGLFLLLWSVHDLNYHKDILANLKTNIFTFIPYTILVYLNLYVLMPKFLLKKKIISYVLILILAITIITIITSYYLSFYFKYIDIYLPTSDFFASIAGKIAIVTEVILSLGLSMTLFLTDEWYRKDQSVKEIEQKQLETELNLLKNQINPHFLFNSLNSIYIMLDKNLKSGKKMLLQFSEILSHQLYEANKKSIELEHEFENLTNYIDIEKVRHEDLVTVKYSFPDHQKNFRISPMLLLPLVENAFKHGQSSKGYWIHIESTIEYNNTLSFKVENTVSNENLKKPYKESKGIGLANVKRRLELIYPNKHLFNIECSNAMFIVHLKIQLNENEMFNS
- a CDS encoding type 1 glutamine amidotransferase domain-containing protein, yielding MLKKYPILKWTLIVFGSIIILLFVFGWWFISLLPIEEMSIDVSATQTSDLPYLSEDIQPARGKILAIVTSAAIMGSTDKSTGYELTELSRAYYVFVANGFEVDIASPLGGEPPVVIDDDDMGKYDYAFLNDSIAQYKVKHSIPVKDINPERYEAVFFAGGKGAMFDFPENKDIQYIVRHLYQSNKVVGAVCHGPAALVNVTLDTGRSLLENKKVSSFTNDEELLLIPDAETIFPFFLQDKLVEQGARFNEGAMYLENISRDKNLVTGQNPWSTWELAETMIVALGYTPKYRKITAEENAMKVLIAYETGGTKKAKALIKQISAVEKKPLAREFIASHSVIAVMRGNIGRFFSLVNLTSYAKSQSKNI
- a CDS encoding AraC family transcriptional regulator, translated to MAFRIGKSVMLNFGDGLEPIFIFAGLAFLLLIGPLLRWYILGMTRPNFKLPKYYILEFVPFALIFIASLFVTKEWYENSKLVIIVFSSGLIFIYLHFAFYIALSWRILKRAKKDYEQEQQTKSRSAIFNWLDLLIVGFVVIWGSYVLNILDEAVPYIVGPIVYSIIIYFLNYKAFQLKATDLDGNVFKTTNNNLLFDEISKLIIDAKLYLEPDVSLAKLSAMIGKTTQLTSSVINQYAKRNFNDFINYYRIQDAKRMLSDTESDKYTISSIAFDTGFSSLSSFNGAFKKFEGITPSSFRKGRV
- a CDS encoding ester cyclase; protein product: MKNEQDLSNHFPKKLVLDFFDRVWSAPHELDAIDELMTEDYTITTAGKKITGRKEFKKWVGEFQKQLLDAKTENIELFYNEKKDKIVSRWKCSGKNNGLFGVEPDNRFVFFTGIAIWFIKEDRLSECWVERSAYELYQDLISGKRENDFV